One window of the Shewanella khirikhana genome contains the following:
- the rpsI gene encoding 30S ribosomal protein S9, translating into MAATQYYGTGRRKTSTARVFAKVGSGNIIVNKRPLDVYFGRETARMVVRQPLELVEMTEKLDIYVTVKGGGITGQAGAIRHGITRALMELDESLRPTLRAAGFVTRDARQVERKKVGLRKARRRPQFSKR; encoded by the coding sequence ATGGCTGCTACTCAGTACTACGGCACTGGCCGTCGCAAAACTTCTACCGCTCGCGTATTCGCTAAAGTAGGCAGCGGTAACATCATCGTTAACAAGCGTCCTCTGGATGTTTACTTCGGTCGTGAGACTGCTCGTATGGTTGTTCGTCAGCCACTCGAGCTGGTTGAAATGACTGAAAAGCTGGACATCTATGTGACTGTTAAGGGCGGTGGTATCACTGGTCAAGCCGGTGCCATCCGTCACGGTATCACCCGCGCTCTGATGGAGCTGGACGAGTCTCTGCGTCCTACTCTGCGTGCCGCTGGTTTCGTTACCCGTGATGCCCGTCAGGTTGAGCGTAAGAAAGTCGGTCTGCGCAAAGCACGTCGTAGACCACAGTTCTCCAAGCGTTAA
- the rplM gene encoding 50S ribosomal protein L13, whose protein sequence is MKTFTAKPETVSRDWYVVDAEGKTLGRIATEIARRLRGKHKPEYTPHVDTGDYIIVINAEKVTVTGNKAAGKMYYSHSGFPGGIKEINFEKLQAHKPEMIIEKAVKGMLPKGPLGRAMFRKLKVYAGAEHNHAAQQPQVLDI, encoded by the coding sequence ATGAAGACTTTTACTGCCAAGCCAGAAACTGTATCTCGTGACTGGTACGTTGTTGACGCCGAAGGTAAGACTCTGGGTCGCATCGCTACTGAAATTGCTCGCCGTCTGCGCGGTAAGCACAAGCCTGAGTACACTCCTCACGTTGACACCGGTGACTACATCATCGTTATCAACGCCGAGAAAGTGACCGTGACTGGCAACAAAGCTGCAGGCAAGATGTACTACTCTCACTCTGGTTTCCCAGGCGGCATCAAAGAAATCAACTTTGAAAAGCTGCAGGCTCACAAGCCAGAAATGATCATCGAGAAAGCAGTCAAGGGTATGTTGCCAAAAGGCCCGCTGGGTCGTGCTATGTTCCGCAAGCTGAAAGTATACGCTGGCGCCGAGCACAACCACGCTGCACAACAACCTCAAGTTCTTGATATCTAA